ACGTCTCAAATCGTTTCAAGGCCTTTAAAAAGTCTCCAGCGGAAAAATTTTTCATTGATGCGGTGTCAAATCCCGAATTTAGGTCTGTGAGGTCGTGATACACAAACTTGTTTAAGAACTCTTGCTGCGCGGGTGGGATTGCAAGGCCCATCGCCAAAGCGAGCTCGTCCCGTTGCGATAGGTAGTTTGCTGCGTCGCGGAAGTCAGCGTACCTTTTGTCAGTGAGAAATGTAGGAATATTGCAATCGTCAAGAAGACACGGTAGCACTTTCACTCGCCGCCCAACGATTTCCTGCGTCAGGGCTATGTTGACTTCCTTTTCCACCCAAGCTGATTTGCAGGAAGCTTGGCTTAACAGGACGATCAAGAAGTCAACATTGTCAATTCCCTCAGAGATCTTTTGTATCAGAGAATCGCCTACACGAATTTCTGCTTCGTCGATCCATACTTTTGTTCCGAATGCACGAAGGTCGTTTCCGATTCGGCGTGCGAACGGCTTGTCGGGTGATGAGTGACTAAGAAATACGCCGGTCATTGGATTCTTCAAGCATAACTTTTGGCATTACCGTGCCGCCACGGTTGATGCACTATTTGAAAACGCTTTGTCTGCGGCTCCGCGTTGATGCCTTTGCTATCCAACTACTCAATCATGGTCGAATTGGAGAGGATTGTGCGTTCTGCGATGAACCTTAGTAACGGGAGTTCTTTTGCCAGCTCGTGGTCGTCCGCAAACGGCGTGTACTTTGCTTTTTCGCCATCCTTGCTGTGCACGAGCGCATTGCGAGTTGAATAGATCCTTTGGGCAAGGGCTTTCAAAACCTTGTCCTGATCTGCATCATGTAACTCGACCTCCGGGCCATTAGAAAAACGAACCTTGTTGCCCTTGTAGTACGGAACCAAAGAATCGTCGTAGGCATCTAGATCATTGACGAGTGCCGTAAGCTCGACAAATTTCTTGAGTGTTAGCCGTAAGGCTTGTTCCTCTGAGAAGGTCACCGTGTCATTCTGTACCTTGAGTGATTTCCGAACGGTCTTTATCAGGTCGCGAATGTCTTTCTTTCGGCGGTAGGAAAACGAAGGGGTTGTTACTTGATTCTGAACGGCCAAGATCAGATCGTCGTGAAACACCGCCTCGTAGAAATGCTCCAGCGTATGGTAGTGGGATAGATATTCTACAACTGGATTGTCAGTCGATACCGCCAGAAGATAATGGTGAATCAAATCTGGGTTGTATGTACGCCGAGGTGGATCAATTTCGGCGGGACGATTCCGGCGCATCCGAGAAATTCTACCTGCCCGCGCGTACCCGTCCATTTCTCGCTGTGGGACGAGTGCAATATCAGTGTTAAAGGCAAGCTGAAACAGGAAGGCATTCGCCAATGTCGACATGCGGTTGACTGTTGTTTTTGAGTCGCACTGAATGTTA
Above is a genomic segment from Rosistilla ulvae containing:
- a CDS encoding toll/interleukin-1 receptor domain-containing protein, producing the protein MTGVFLSHSSPDKPFARRIGNDLRAFGTKVWIDEAEIRVGDSLIQKISEGIDNVDFLIVLLSQASCKSAWVEKEVNIALTQEIVGRRVKVLPCLLDDCNIPTFLTDKRYADFRDAANYLSQRDELALAMGLAIPPAQQEFLNKFVYHDLTDLNSGFDTASMKNFSAGDFLKALKRFETFNGKVFGIETWPDGKFGDVKVYEEYTDDAADSNWYLKAFEDFKHEGLTSHFTASGMIPGDVVDRFL